One Candidatus Rokuibacteriota bacterium DNA window includes the following coding sequences:
- a CDS encoding bifunctional homocysteine S-methyltransferase/methylenetetrahydrofolate reductase gives MNPLLERLAEGPLLCDGAMGTMLYARGVSLDACFDVLNENNPKLVRGIHAEYVAAGADLIETNTFGANRFKLAVHGLAERVREINRRGAQLAREVAESMERDVLVLGSLGPLGKYLTPLGGVTEAEARAAFREQAEGLRAGGVDAFIVETFSDLQEIRLAVEAVRAVCDLPIIAQTAFTEEGVTFTGRSPVEVVRALRQLPVEVIGANCSVGSSVLFDILEQMLPEADGHPLSIQPNAGLPSRVGERLMYLSSPAYMAEYAGRMLEAGARIVGGCCGTTPEHIRAMRKVVDRRRSVSITARRPSVVPVRREEAPLVSPQGVTTLLARKLQADEFFVTVELDPPRGHNIEKLVQGAKLLKERGVEIVDINDGSLGRIRMSVLPTAVLVREATGLDIIMHFTCRDRNLMGIQADLLGAHALGIRNILAIKGDPPRAGDYVNATAIFDVNAVGLIRIVEGMNRGLDATGNPIGEATSFSVGVGLNPSAVDPDRELARLLQKVEAGARWAQTQPVYDLEALEQFLARLGRPPIPIVVGILPLHTYRHAEFLHNEVPGVSIPEEVRARMKAAGDGALKVGIAMAQEVLAEARRRYAGAYLIPSFGRFEVAAEVLDALR, from the coding sequence ATGAATCCGCTGCTCGAGAGGCTTGCCGAAGGGCCGCTCCTCTGCGACGGCGCGATGGGCACCATGCTGTACGCCCGGGGGGTCTCCCTGGACGCCTGCTTCGACGTGCTCAACGAGAACAACCCGAAGCTGGTGCGGGGGATCCACGCCGAGTACGTGGCCGCCGGCGCGGACCTGATCGAGACCAACACGTTCGGCGCCAACCGCTTCAAGCTCGCCGTGCACGGCCTGGCGGAGCGCGTGCGGGAGATCAACCGGCGCGGCGCCCAGCTCGCCCGGGAGGTCGCTGAGAGCATGGAGCGCGACGTCCTCGTCCTGGGCTCGTTGGGGCCGCTGGGCAAGTACCTGACCCCGCTGGGCGGCGTGACCGAAGCGGAGGCGCGCGCCGCGTTCCGGGAGCAGGCGGAAGGCCTCAGGGCCGGCGGCGTCGATGCCTTCATCGTGGAGACCTTCTCGGACCTCCAGGAGATTCGGCTCGCCGTCGAGGCGGTCCGTGCGGTGTGCGACCTGCCGATCATCGCGCAGACGGCCTTCACCGAGGAAGGCGTCACGTTCACGGGGCGCAGCCCGGTCGAGGTGGTGCGCGCGCTCCGCCAGCTCCCCGTCGAGGTGATCGGGGCCAACTGCTCGGTGGGCTCGAGCGTGCTCTTCGACATCCTGGAGCAGATGCTTCCGGAGGCCGATGGCCATCCCCTCTCGATCCAGCCCAACGCGGGGCTCCCGAGCCGCGTTGGGGAGCGGCTCATGTACCTGTCCTCGCCGGCGTACATGGCGGAGTACGCCGGCCGCATGCTCGAGGCCGGGGCGCGGATCGTCGGCGGCTGCTGCGGCACGACCCCGGAGCACATTAGGGCCATGCGAAAGGTGGTGGACCGCCGCAGGTCGGTAAGCATCACGGCCCGGCGACCGTCCGTGGTCCCGGTCCGGCGCGAGGAGGCGCCGCTCGTCAGTCCTCAAGGCGTCACGACGCTCCTCGCCCGCAAGCTCCAGGCCGACGAGTTCTTCGTCACGGTGGAACTGGACCCCCCGCGCGGCCACAACATCGAGAAGCTGGTCCAGGGCGCCAAGCTCCTGAAGGAGCGGGGCGTGGAGATCGTCGACATCAACGACGGCTCGCTGGGCCGCATTCGGATGTCGGTGCTGCCGACAGCGGTCCTGGTGCGCGAGGCGACGGGGCTGGACATCATCATGCACTTCACGTGCCGCGACCGGAACCTGATGGGGATCCAGGCCGATCTGCTTGGCGCTCACGCCCTGGGGATCCGGAATATCCTCGCCATCAAGGGGGATCCGCCCCGGGCCGGGGACTACGTGAACGCGACGGCGATCTTCGACGTCAACGCGGTGGGACTCATCCGGATCGTCGAGGGCATGAACCGTGGCCTCGACGCGACCGGCAACCCGATCGGCGAGGCGACGAGCTTTTCGGTCGGGGTGGGCCTGAACCCGTCGGCCGTGGATCCGGACCGGGAGCTGGCGCGTCTGCTCCAGAAGGTCGAGGCGGGGGCGCGTTGGGCCCAGACCCAGCCGGTCTATGATCTCGAGGCGCTGGAGCAGTTCCTGGCCCGGCTGGGGCGTCCGCCCATCCCGATCGTCGTCGGCATCCTCCCGCTCCACACCTACCGCCACGCCGAGTTTCTCCACAACGAGGTGCCGGGCGTGAGCATCCCCGAGGAGGTCCGCGCCCGGATGAAGGCGGCGGGCGATGGAGCCCTCAAGGTTGGGATCGCGATGGCGCAGGAGGTTCTGGCCGAGGCGCGGCGGCGCTACGCCGGCGCGTACCTCATTCCCTCCTTCGGTCGCTTCGAGGTGGCGGCCGAGGTCCTCGACGCCCTCCGCTGA
- a CDS encoding shikimate kinase has product MAGDNIILVGFMGSGKSVVGRLLARRLGRCFVETDDMITAEEGRPIAEIFAARGEAYFRGREAEALDLIKLKRGDVIATGGGLPCREGGMEALKALGTVIWLDGGFDTLYARATLPGGARPMLDDRPKTEVRALHESRIPYYRQAHLTVSTEGLGPDQVVTRIVALLARREPASR; this is encoded by the coding sequence ATGGCGGGAGACAACATCATCCTCGTCGGGTTCATGGGATCGGGGAAGTCGGTCGTCGGTCGGCTCCTCGCGAGGCGCCTGGGACGCTGCTTCGTGGAGACCGACGACATGATCACTGCGGAGGAGGGCCGCCCGATTGCCGAGATCTTCGCCGCGCGGGGTGAGGCGTACTTCCGGGGGCGGGAGGCCGAGGCCCTGGACCTCATCAAGCTCAAGCGCGGGGACGTGATCGCCACCGGCGGCGGCCTCCCGTGCCGCGAGGGAGGGATGGAGGCGCTCAAGGCGCTCGGGACGGTGATCTGGCTGGACGGCGGCTTCGACACGCTCTACGCGCGGGCTACCCTGCCGGGCGGGGCGCGTCCCATGCTGGACGACCGCCCGAAAACCGAGGTGAGAGCACTCCACGAGAGCCGGATCCCCTATTACCGGCAGGCGCACCTCACCGTGTCCACCGAGGGGCTTGGCCCGGATCAGGTCGTGACCCGGATCGTCGCGCTCCTGGCGAGACGGGAGCCTGCGTCACGATGA
- a CDS encoding homocysteine S-methyltransferase family protein, producing MARGGWELIEHVRAGEILLFDGGYGTMLFAAGLKDGACPELWNDTHPEVVRGIHKGYFDAGSDFVETNTFGGSRLKLNEYKLGDRTRELNVKGAQLARSVCSPGKWVAGSIGPTSRLPAEYEPLGDTTDAEYLETFKEQAEALAEGGVDLFAVETMMFPQEAVAAIRACKAVTDLPVMATMFFQYEELHDRDRTMWGESPADVARNLLQAGADVVGMNCGRGPDRAIVIIREMRRVTEAPLIAYPNAGLPITKGDRVTYELEPDAMAKHYPALLDSGCNIVGACCGSTPEHIRRIAEVVRSRTQR from the coding sequence ATGGCGCGGGGGGGCTGGGAGCTGATCGAGCACGTCCGGGCCGGAGAGATCCTGCTCTTCGACGGTGGCTACGGGACGATGCTCTTCGCCGCCGGGCTGAAGGACGGGGCCTGCCCGGAGCTCTGGAACGACACCCACCCCGAGGTCGTCCGCGGGATCCACAAGGGCTACTTCGACGCTGGCTCCGACTTCGTGGAGACCAACACCTTCGGCGGCAGCCGGCTCAAGCTGAACGAGTACAAGCTCGGCGATCGCACGCGCGAGCTGAACGTGAAGGGTGCTCAGCTCGCCAGGTCGGTCTGTTCTCCGGGCAAATGGGTGGCGGGCTCGATCGGTCCCACGAGCCGGCTTCCCGCCGAGTACGAGCCGCTGGGTGACACCACGGACGCGGAGTACCTCGAGACGTTCAAGGAGCAGGCGGAAGCGCTCGCCGAGGGCGGCGTGGACCTGTTCGCCGTGGAGACCATGATGTTCCCCCAGGAGGCCGTGGCCGCCATCCGGGCGTGCAAGGCCGTGACGGATCTGCCGGTCATGGCCACCATGTTCTTCCAATACGAGGAGCTGCACGACCGCGACCGCACCATGTGGGGGGAGAGCCCCGCGGACGTCGCCAGGAATCTGCTTCAGGCCGGGGCCGACGTGGTGGGGATGAACTGCGGCCGCGGCCCCGACCGCGCCATCGTGATCATTCGCGAGATGCGGCGTGTCACCGAGGCGCCGCTGATCGCGTACCCCAACGCCGGGCTCCCCATCACAAAGGGGGACAGGGTCACCTACGAGCTGGAGCCGGACGCCATGGCCAAGCACTATCCCGCGCTCCTCGACTCGGGCTGCAACATCGTCGGTGCCTGCTGCGGCTCCACTCCCGAGCACATCCGCCGGATCGCCGAGGTCGTCCGCTCGCGCACGCAGAGATAG
- a CDS encoding corrinoid protein, translating into MARALILGERETVARKTQEGLDLRMEPKDLIFKGLIPGMDVVGEKFRRNEYYVPQVLLSARAMYAGLDLLKPLITASATSEYVGTVVIGTAQGDLHDIGKNLVAMMLEGAGFKVHNLGRDVAPEAFVAAVQEHNADIVGVSALMTTTMPAMKRTIDALVKAGLRERVKVMVGGAPVSQAYADEIGADGYAKDSTLAVLKAKALRGVPAEAAQAAKR; encoded by the coding sequence ATGGCGCGGGCCCTGATCCTGGGCGAAAGGGAGACCGTCGCCCGGAAGACGCAGGAGGGCCTCGACCTCCGGATGGAGCCGAAGGACCTCATCTTCAAGGGTCTCATCCCCGGTATGGACGTGGTGGGGGAGAAGTTCAGGCGTAACGAGTACTACGTGCCCCAGGTCCTCCTCTCCGCCCGTGCGATGTACGCGGGCCTCGACCTCCTGAAGCCGCTGATCACGGCGTCGGCGACGAGCGAATACGTCGGCACCGTGGTCATCGGGACGGCCCAAGGAGACCTCCACGACATCGGCAAGAACCTCGTCGCGATGATGCTCGAGGGCGCGGGCTTCAAGGTTCACAACCTGGGGCGTGACGTTGCTCCCGAGGCATTCGTGGCGGCGGTTCAGGAGCACAACGCCGACATCGTCGGGGTCTCGGCCCTGATGACGACCACCATGCCCGCCATGAAGCGGACGATCGACGCCCTGGTCAAGGCCGGCCTGCGCGAGCGGGTCAAAGTCATGGTCGGCGGCGCGCCGGTCTCCCAGGCCTACGCCGACGAGATCGGGGCGGACGGCTACGCGAAGGACTCGACCCTCGCGGTGCTGAAGGCCAAAGCCCTCCGCGGCGTCCCCGCGGAAGCGGCGCAGGCCGCGAAGAGGTAA
- a CDS encoding MBL fold metallo-hydrolase, with amino-acid sequence MIFQQFLNEEAGCLSYLVACGEAGEAVVVDPGRDRADDYLRLARKRGLRITHIVETHTHADHISGNRDLAAVTEAPIVLHQAAKAVFDHLAVRDGDEIRIGNVLLKVLHSPGHTPDSICILVTDRSRGNDPWFVLTGDTLFVGDVGRPDLGGARAAEEIYESLCRVLLPLSDSVEVYPAHGSGSLCGRVMSAKSGSTIGFERRFNPALQVKSKAEFVERLMAGLPPKPPSFEKIVGKNRGLIPLEAAKPRPYTAREAWEAIARGACVVDVRDPATYGEGHVLGALNVRIESPQFGDRVGWFVPSGVPVLLMAQGPSDLERAVQGLARVGIDEVIGFLQWGMIEWRSEGLPTETVPQITVYDLASWLEERPDVVVIDVREPFEWLDGHIQGALHLPMREAVERRGELPPERPKAVLCAGGLRSSTVISTLKRHGLQGWYNVSGGMTAWLKAGYPVARP; translated from the coding sequence ATGATCTTCCAGCAGTTCCTCAATGAGGAAGCCGGGTGTCTCTCCTACTTGGTCGCCTGTGGTGAGGCCGGCGAGGCGGTTGTCGTGGACCCCGGACGGGACCGGGCCGACGACTACCTCCGGCTGGCTCGAAAGAGGGGACTCCGGATCACGCACATCGTCGAGACCCATACCCACGCCGATCACATCTCGGGGAACCGTGACCTGGCCGCCGTGACCGAAGCCCCGATCGTCCTCCATCAGGCCGCCAAGGCCGTCTTCGACCACCTCGCCGTGCGCGATGGCGACGAGATCCGCATCGGGAACGTGCTCCTCAAGGTGCTGCACTCGCCGGGCCACACGCCCGACAGCATCTGCATCCTCGTGACCGACCGCTCGCGCGGGAACGATCCCTGGTTCGTGCTCACCGGTGACACGCTCTTCGTCGGTGACGTGGGCCGCCCCGATCTCGGCGGCGCGCGGGCCGCTGAGGAGATCTACGAGAGCCTCTGCCGGGTCCTGCTCCCCCTCAGCGACAGCGTGGAGGTCTACCCGGCGCACGGCTCCGGCTCGCTGTGCGGACGCGTCATGTCGGCCAAGTCGGGGTCCACCATCGGGTTCGAGCGGCGCTTCAACCCCGCGCTCCAGGTCAAGAGCAAGGCCGAGTTCGTCGAGCGGCTCATGGCCGGCCTCCCGCCGAAACCGCCCTCCTTCGAGAAGATCGTGGGGAAGAATCGAGGACTGATCCCGTTGGAGGCCGCCAAGCCGCGGCCCTACACCGCCCGGGAAGCGTGGGAGGCGATCGCCCGGGGCGCCTGTGTCGTGGACGTGCGCGACCCGGCCACCTACGGCGAAGGGCACGTGCTCGGCGCCCTCAACGTGAGGATCGAAAGCCCGCAGTTCGGCGACCGCGTGGGCTGGTTCGTCCCGAGCGGCGTACCGGTCCTCCTCATGGCCCAGGGGCCGTCCGATCTCGAGCGGGCCGTCCAAGGGCTCGCGCGCGTCGGAATCGACGAGGTGATCGGCTTCCTCCAGTGGGGAATGATCGAGTGGCGGAGCGAGGGACTACCGACGGAGACGGTGCCCCAGATCACGGTGTACGACCTCGCGAGCTGGCTCGAGGAGCGCCCCGACGTCGTGGTGATCGACGTCCGCGAGCCCTTCGAGTGGCTGGACGGGCACATCCAGGGGGCGCTCCACCTGCCCATGCGGGAGGCGGTGGAGCGGCGGGGCGAGCTTCCGCCGGAACGCCCGAAGGCGGTCCTCTGCGCCGGCGGGCTCCGGTCGAGTACGGTCATCAGCACGCTCAAGCGGCACGGGCTCCAGGGCTGGTACAACGTGAGCGGCGGGATGACGGCCTGGCTCAAGGCCGGCTACCCTGTGGCGAGGCCCTGA
- a CDS encoding cyclic nucleotide-binding domain-containing protein, with amino-acid sequence MVIRFWGTRGSVPAPGRRTAFFGGNTNCVELRAEDGQVFIFDCGTGARPLGLDILSRGSTLPPIHILVTHTHWDHIQGFPFFVPAYVPGGRLRVYGARGLDRTLEGSLSGQMQHTYFPVQLENLRADIDFVELSEERFNVGPYRVITQFLNHTAPTMGYRVEAGDMKVVYCTDHEPFWWTPSRPGSPNRFEHPGERRHLEFVAGAELLIHDAQYSDEEYPAKRGWGHSTIEYVTDLAIRAGVKRLALFHHDPLHTDAWVRQQTERARRRARIQGSNVEVFAAAEGLEIALPEPISRDGRDRSRQATRLTPTGHILVAGSDPTAVKEVRAALEPDGYRLTATHTADPTTPAAKLRPDLIALVGPGSEAMLLDLAERIRAQKWGAQLPILLLTAAEGPGAAGRLVDGTTDVLSRPFNPAMLRARVRAWLSHAGRLVQSKPAPSPPRPSRGAILSGTSLLKGLPFNERAALLSGALTCRFRKGEVLFRQGDRAGGVYLLRSGRVQVSIQLPDGGTLEVAVAKAGDTVGELAALDGGPRTATARALEATVADYVPPEMFQSGLSGAPGAGMRLLRLMAGRLRETDHLVGELAGATHREETLRRGSRRQTR; translated from the coding sequence ATGGTGATACGGTTTTGGGGCACGCGGGGATCTGTTCCCGCGCCGGGCCGCCGGACGGCGTTCTTCGGGGGCAACACGAACTGTGTTGAGCTGCGCGCCGAAGACGGCCAGGTCTTTATCTTCGACTGCGGCACCGGGGCCCGACCGCTGGGCCTCGACATTCTCAGCCGCGGGAGCACGCTCCCGCCGATTCACATCTTGGTGACGCACACCCACTGGGACCATATTCAGGGCTTCCCCTTCTTCGTGCCCGCCTACGTCCCGGGCGGCCGCCTCAGGGTCTACGGCGCACGGGGTCTGGACCGAACCCTGGAAGGTTCCCTCTCCGGCCAGATGCAGCACACGTACTTTCCCGTCCAGCTCGAGAATCTCCGCGCGGACATCGACTTCGTCGAGCTGAGCGAAGAGCGGTTCAACGTGGGACCCTACCGGGTCATCACGCAATTCCTGAACCACACCGCCCCGACGATGGGCTACCGCGTTGAGGCCGGTGACATGAAAGTAGTCTACTGCACCGATCACGAACCGTTCTGGTGGACGCCCTCGCGTCCTGGCTCGCCCAACCGCTTCGAGCATCCGGGTGAGCGGCGCCATCTCGAGTTTGTCGCCGGCGCGGAGCTCCTGATTCACGACGCTCAGTACAGCGACGAGGAGTATCCGGCCAAACGCGGCTGGGGTCACAGCACGATCGAGTACGTGACCGACCTGGCCATTCGCGCCGGTGTGAAACGGCTCGCGCTCTTCCACCACGACCCGCTGCACACCGACGCGTGGGTGCGGCAGCAGACGGAGCGCGCGCGGCGGCGTGCCCGGATCCAGGGGTCCAACGTGGAAGTCTTCGCTGCGGCGGAGGGGTTGGAAATCGCCCTCCCCGAGCCAATCTCCCGGGACGGCCGGGATCGAAGCCGGCAGGCCACCCGGCTAACTCCGACCGGTCATATCCTCGTGGCTGGCTCCGACCCGACCGCGGTCAAGGAAGTCCGAGCAGCGCTCGAGCCGGATGGCTACCGGCTGACCGCCACTCACACTGCGGACCCGACGACGCCCGCGGCGAAGCTCCGGCCCGACCTGATCGCGCTCGTCGGCCCGGGCAGCGAAGCCATGCTGCTCGACCTGGCCGAGCGGATCCGCGCGCAGAAGTGGGGCGCGCAGCTGCCTATCCTCCTCCTGACAGCCGCCGAGGGCCCCGGGGCCGCCGGGCGCCTGGTCGACGGCACCACCGATGTCCTCTCGCGCCCCTTCAACCCGGCCATGCTCCGGGCGCGCGTGCGCGCCTGGCTGAGCCATGCAGGAAGGCTCGTCCAAAGCAAGCCTGCCCCGAGCCCGCCGCGACCGTCGCGCGGGGCCATCCTCTCCGGAACCAGCCTGCTGAAGGGGCTGCCCTTCAACGAGCGAGCTGCACTCCTCTCCGGCGCGCTGACGTGTCGCTTCCGCAAGGGCGAGGTCCTGTTCCGGCAGGGGGATCGCGCGGGGGGCGTCTACTTACTCCGGAGCGGCCGGGTGCAGGTCAGCATCCAGCTCCCGGACGGCGGGACCCTGGAGGTGGCGGTGGCCAAGGCCGGTGACACGGTCGGCGAGCTGGCGGCGCTGGACGGCGGACCGCGGACGGCGACGGCGAGGGCTCTGGAGGCGACCGTCGCCGACTACGTCCCGCCGGAGATGTTTCAGTCCGGGCTTTCCGGCGCGCCCGGAGCGGGAATGCGCCTCCTCCGCCTCATGGCCGGGCGCCTCCGGGAGACGGACCATCTGGTCGGCGAGCTGGCCGGGGCGACTCACCGCGAGGAGACGCTCCGCCGCGGCAGTCGGCGCCAGACACGATGA
- a CDS encoding 3',5'-cyclic-nucleotide phosphodiesterase, whose protein sequence is MKIRVLGSFGGEGQGQRPSSFLVNDHVLVDAGAVAGALSAPEQGKIDYALLSHAHLDHIVGLAFLTDTLAITEAKTPVIATGIAPVIDALRTHGFNNSLWPDFSAIPSAEAPVLRFRTLPEDTESRVGELWVRPVPVDHTVPTTGFIIHDGDTGFVYSGDTGPTERIWAAARGLRGLRAVVVETAFPNRLDAMATASKHLTPAKLLREMDKIPPDLPLWIYHIKPQFLEETVEELMKVGSSRIHILEQGKTYTL, encoded by the coding sequence ATGAAAATCCGCGTCCTCGGGTCATTCGGCGGCGAGGGGCAGGGACAGCGCCCCTCGTCGTTCCTGGTCAACGACCACGTCCTGGTCGACGCCGGGGCCGTCGCCGGCGCGCTCTCGGCCCCGGAGCAGGGGAAGATCGACTACGCGCTGCTCTCCCACGCCCACCTGGATCACATCGTGGGGCTGGCCTTCCTGACCGACACCCTGGCCATCACCGAAGCCAAGACGCCGGTGATCGCCACCGGGATTGCGCCGGTGATCGACGCGCTCCGGACTCACGGCTTCAACAACTCCCTCTGGCCCGACTTCTCCGCGATCCCCTCGGCCGAGGCCCCGGTCCTCCGGTTCAGGACGCTTCCCGAGGACACCGAGTCGCGGGTGGGCGAGCTCTGGGTCAGGCCCGTGCCCGTGGACCACACGGTTCCGACGACCGGCTTCATCATCCACGACGGAGACACCGGTTTCGTGTACTCGGGGGACACCGGGCCCACCGAGAGGATTTGGGCCGCCGCCCGGGGGCTCCGCGGGCTCCGGGCCGTGGTCGTCGAGACCGCCTTCCCCAACCGCCTCGACGCGATGGCCACCGCGTCCAAGCACCTCACGCCCGCCAAGCTCCTCCGCGAGATGGACAAGATACCGCCGGACCTGCCCCTCTGGATCTACCACATCAAACCCCAGTTCCTGGAGGAAACCGTCGAGGAGCTGATGAAAGTCGGCTCCTCGAGGATCCACATCCTCGAGCAGGGAAAGACCTACACCCTTTA